The sequence below is a genomic window from Brevibacillus laterosporus.
CGTGCTATTCTTACACAGATGAAGGAAGATGCACAGTTTTTTATCGTTGAGCGCGATCCGCAATTTCAACAGATGCTGCATCATCGCTTCCCTAAAGTTCCGATTTGCTCGGAGGCGGTTAGATTATCGAAGTATATGAATGAATTAAACATTCCCTCACTTGACGCCATTATCTCTGGACTACCCTTTGCGGTTTTCCCAGAACAATTACGTAGTGACATCTTGGATTCTGTGGTAGAGTCTCTTGAACCAGGTGGGGTATTTGTTACCTTTCAGTACTCTTTGCAACTTAAAAATGAACTTGAATTTCGCTTTTCAAAGGTGGATATTAAATTTACCCCACTCAATATTCCACCAGCTTTTGTATATGTATGTAAAAAAGGATAAAAAATCAGTTGAGAGAGGAGTAGGCTCCGTTTGAAATTTTCTCGGGTAGAAAAAATGGTAGCAGGTACCATTATCATCTTTGTTGGTTTAGGCCTCTTCCTCAATAATTTAGGGCTGGTTTTTTTCAGCATTTTTTCCTTATGGCCTCTGCTACTTATCTTTTGGGGGTA
It includes:
- a CDS encoding phospholipid methyltransferase, which encodes MSDLLVFLRRFVSRPGQVGSVIPSSRYLSNLMMKNVPWEQVGHIAELGPGTGVFTRAILTQMKEDAQFFIVERDPQFQQMLHHRFPKVPICSEAVRLSKYMNELNIPSLDAIISGLPFAVFPEQLRSDILDSVVESLEPGGVFVTFQYSLQLKNELEFRFSKVDIKFTPLNIPPAFVYVCKKG